Proteins found in one Agaribacterium sp. ZY112 genomic segment:
- the pbpC gene encoding penicillin-binding protein 1C → MQLLNKQLKICLWIAACSLFLIISAFIANHQFPFFDDPLDRSYSKIVQASDGRVLRAFADHNGVWREETSLKSVSENYIQVLLAYEDQWFYKHPGVNPIAFLRASWQNLLCSCIRSGGSTLSMQVARIFHPHSRNVSGKLYQIVRAIQLELTHSKNDILELYINHAPFGGPVEGVQAASAQYLGKNANELTDAEAALLVVLPQAPSRLRPDRHAQAAAIARNKVIQRMVDLNVWQAERAEIAKLEDVHSQLYTKPRYAPLLARRLVEEHAHKNIIRSTIDFDLQLSLESYLAGHVQSLPKQTSISALVVENKTGRVRAYVGSADFTDPTRFSHVDMVTGIRSPGSTLKPFIYGLAIDQGIIHSNSLLLNTPRIYGDYKPLNFSQRFTGAVSATKALQTSLNLPAVQLLEALTPATFYYSLKNLGVDLQFSGEPSLAIALGGVGTSLWQLVTLYHGLANGGQVIELSLYQKSQEPALNNDAPYKKGSYMMSKGSAWVIYSMLSSARRADRLNASMIYEHENNLAWKTGTSYGSRDAWAIGFNKDFSYGVWVGRPDGTASPGHLGATTALPILFNIANAHSGISHKIQKPDSVKSTIICWPLGLEKTTTEKRHCHRTLPAFVINNLIPPTLRSPAKEDIDPNPLKYWVNTKTGNRVDKSCNTPSENMAQTSIAWWPRESEPWLNKKWSLDEQLPQLDPSCGRNVSTTSQTINIATPEADSIFQALDRRSLFIKLQAIGGEGEIHWFYDNRFIGESESGAYLELEVNETGKHELIAIDNQGNTDRINIFIRPPR, encoded by the coding sequence ATGCAGTTATTGAATAAGCAGCTAAAGATTTGCCTATGGATAGCTGCATGTAGCTTATTTCTTATTATCTCTGCCTTTATAGCCAATCATCAATTTCCATTTTTTGATGACCCTTTAGATAGAAGCTACTCAAAAATTGTGCAAGCGAGTGATGGTCGAGTATTGCGCGCTTTTGCAGATCACAATGGCGTATGGAGAGAAGAAACATCTCTAAAAAGTGTTTCGGAAAACTATATCCAAGTACTACTTGCCTATGAAGACCAATGGTTTTATAAGCACCCAGGCGTTAACCCCATAGCTTTTTTACGTGCAAGCTGGCAGAACCTACTCTGCTCTTGCATTCGCTCAGGCGGGTCAACTCTGTCTATGCAGGTGGCACGTATATTCCACCCTCATTCACGCAATGTATCTGGCAAACTCTATCAAATAGTTAGAGCCATACAGCTCGAGCTCACCCACTCGAAAAATGACATTCTAGAGCTTTATATAAACCACGCCCCATTTGGTGGCCCTGTTGAAGGCGTGCAAGCAGCAAGCGCTCAGTATTTAGGTAAAAACGCCAACGAACTCACTGATGCCGAAGCAGCACTATTAGTGGTTTTACCGCAAGCTCCTTCTCGCCTACGACCAGACCGACATGCACAAGCAGCAGCTATCGCTAGAAACAAAGTCATACAGCGCATGGTTGACTTAAACGTTTGGCAAGCCGAGCGAGCCGAGATTGCCAAACTAGAAGATGTACACTCTCAACTTTATACAAAACCTCGCTATGCTCCCTTACTTGCAAGGCGCTTAGTGGAAGAGCACGCGCATAAAAACATTATTCGAAGCACCATCGATTTTGACCTACAACTCTCTCTTGAGAGCTACTTAGCAGGACACGTGCAATCCCTACCCAAGCAAACCTCTATTTCCGCCCTGGTGGTAGAAAATAAAACAGGGCGGGTACGAGCCTATGTTGGCTCTGCAGATTTCACCGATCCAACACGCTTTAGCCACGTTGATATGGTCACGGGAATACGATCACCAGGATCAACCCTAAAACCTTTTATCTACGGCTTAGCTATTGATCAAGGCATCATTCACTCAAATAGCTTACTGCTAAATACACCTAGGATTTATGGAGACTACAAACCGCTTAATTTTAGCCAGCGTTTCACCGGGGCAGTAAGTGCAACAAAGGCATTGCAAACATCGTTAAACCTACCTGCCGTGCAATTATTAGAAGCACTTACACCGGCAACATTTTACTACAGCTTAAAGAACCTAGGCGTAGACTTACAATTTTCTGGCGAACCAAGTTTAGCCATTGCATTGGGCGGCGTAGGGACAAGTCTTTGGCAACTAGTTACCCTTTATCATGGCCTTGCAAATGGCGGCCAAGTAATTGAGCTTTCTTTGTATCAAAAGTCGCAAGAGCCTGCTTTAAACAACGACGCTCCTTATAAAAAAGGGAGTTATATGATGTCTAAGGGCAGTGCATGGGTTATTTATTCGATGCTCTCTTCTGCTAGACGTGCAGATCGCCTTAACGCAAGTATGATCTACGAACATGAGAACAATTTAGCTTGGAAAACAGGCACCAGCTACGGTTCACGAGATGCATGGGCAATAGGCTTTAACAAGGACTTTAGCTATGGTGTTTGGGTAGGCCGCCCAGATGGTACAGCCAGCCCTGGGCATTTAGGAGCCACAACTGCACTACCTATTTTATTTAATATTGCTAACGCACATAGTGGTATATCACATAAAATACAAAAACCAGATAGTGTGAAAAGCACCATCATATGCTGGCCTTTAGGTCTTGAAAAAACAACAACTGAAAAAAGACACTGCCACCGTACACTTCCTGCCTTTGTTATTAACAACCTAATTCCTCCAACACTTCGCAGTCCAGCCAAAGAAGACATAGACCCAAACCCTTTAAAGTATTGGGTCAATACAAAAACGGGTAACCGCGTCGATAAGAGCTGTAATACCCCAAGTGAAAATATGGCTCAGACAAGTATCGCTTGGTGGCCAAGAGAAAGTGAACCTTGGCTTAATAAAAAATGGAGCCTAGATGAGCAGTTACCACAGCTAGATCCCTCATGTGGAAGAAATGTCTCGACCACAAGCCAAACCATAAATATTGCCACCCCTGAAGCGGACAGCATTTTTCAAGCTCTAGACCGGCGTAGTCTGTTTATTAAATTACAAGCTATAGGCGGAGAGGGAGAAATCCACTGGTTTTATGACAATCGCTTTATAGGAGAATCAGAAAGCGGGGCCTATCTGGAATTGGAAGTAAATGAGACAGGAAAGCACGAACTCATTGCTATTGATAATCAAGGAAATACTGACCGAATAAACATATTCATTAGACCACCAAGATAA
- a CDS encoding MG2 domain-containing protein, producing MPIRTIKSCLLILFMCISACDSSDNKTTETNKIHSPAPELYNTDNQKPAEAEAEAEAEAEAEAEAEAEAEAEADQPKLSPEENAAKEKKRYAGMDFFISDISERTYDDGSALAVTFSVPIDKSKNFTSHLSVESNADKVDGSWVLSDSGKVAYFENVQPKTHYTVNVHWKIKAVTGLSLHSSDSRTILTRDAIPSVSFASTDRFLPLNLHSGLPVTTLNIAEVNIDFHRIKDKDIPKLVSSVGNSSQLYRYSLNNAVKPADYVYSGRFELTKEKNKRRTVNIPLHEIKAISEPGIYLAVMSVPGSYLDNFKVTYFMVTDIGLHVRKYRNSLQVSTNSLSTSQALNGVQLSVLDQKGVRLAQARSNKEGETEIRGLKKSARYLVASYKDSYSLVNLRGAALDLSDFQTAKRIFKSHEIFIYSERDLYRPGDTINFNALLRNYDGELGQLFPLKAKLIGGDGKVVKNFTWHGDEKGYFHKTYSIGLNAKTGNWSLEIKGLSNKVEKYSFKVEEFIPERLKLSFNPENKKSIFSTQEDILVDVQGDYLYGAPAADNKFDASIRISVDRHPFELFDKYYFGNENEEQWNKDFDIEGLILDQSGKTQLSIPSTWQPAKTPLNFKILGSLYESGGRPTSRYYSVSALPAQELVGIRPSFKDRATANSNAEFSIIKTNGKQRLTDNSELHAVLIRKDRQYYWQYNNSRGWHYQYNESEYAVYSSQEVLTGDELTLSIPVDHGHYRLEITDSSSGLISSYSFQAGKDWYSWWRKANEGTELVRPDKVSLALDKESYSVGDNLTLSVLPPSDGEAIIRVESDRLLWSQRLKVTKNGSEVTIPIQKNWDRHDIYISVMQIQAAQNKEKITPDRAMGLIHLPLNREDRKINMAIKSPEKWLPNQKVSFDIDVENHKPNEKLWLTIAAVDMGILNITDYETPQPAKFFFGPRRYQVDSVDMYNQIIKLNNNKLATLRFGGDAGELSRGGKKGQSEVQIVSLFKTPVEVINGKATIELDIPDFNGRLKIMAVAFNEHHFGHADSEVTIAAPLVTQLSMPRFVAWGDKSTLALDLNNLSGQTQTLNVTLSASEPIAMPIKSHKFELEDQKKKTLSFPFSVNASDSQSTISLSVTGIDDYPIEREWKLNTRAAYPAITHSKNKRLNKGQSIAVSKEELEPYIPESIELAISASSKIDLQERKQLRGLLRYPYGCLEQSTSSTYPWIYADEDYLRKLSIDNNTKKTQLQNFADGLERIEKKQKANGGFGLWSSDSAHEEHWLTSYVAEFLSDAKEQGFKVENSFHRKVTKRLQEYLKSNYAYSSRWSENPNHYKFAYRAYAGYVLSQSQQANLGHLRSLAQQKSNSASRLPLVQLSIALKNQGDKKLASEVFDYAMSKPLRDSSYLGDYGSIIRDQALIIRALLKNDYKTDFVFSASIDLANDLKSRKYLSTQERNAVFMASVELNKNTHRKWQASINYANAKKEIDQVENYNRLLGADELLNGVSLENEGDDEIYVSIDYIGHQDTAPEPVEHLGLKISRSYYDKKGKAISPDQLKTGELVLVRLSVQSERRRPDLMLIDLIPAGLELENQNLSGSAKLDDWLVEDKTLSHWSSKTTVMHQEYRDDRFVSAIDLGWNSQAEIFYLARAVTPGSYKVPPPFVEDMYDPEVYAIGQTIDLISIK from the coding sequence ATGCCTATCCGCACAATCAAATCCTGCTTACTGATTCTTTTTATGTGCATAAGTGCATGTGACAGCAGTGACAACAAAACAACTGAGACAAACAAGATTCATTCCCCTGCACCTGAACTGTATAACACCGACAATCAAAAACCGGCAGAGGCAGAGGCAGAGGCAGAGGCAGAGGCAGAGGCAGAGGCAGAGGCAGAGGCAGAGGCAGAGGCAGAGGCAGACCAGCCTAAATTAAGCCCAGAAGAAAATGCCGCCAAGGAGAAAAAACGATATGCCGGTATGGATTTTTTCATCTCAGATATTTCTGAACGAACTTATGATGACGGCAGCGCCCTTGCTGTTACTTTTTCTGTTCCTATCGATAAAAGTAAAAACTTTACTTCACACCTATCAGTTGAAAGTAATGCTGACAAGGTCGATGGTAGCTGGGTATTAAGTGACTCAGGCAAGGTAGCTTATTTTGAAAACGTTCAGCCTAAGACACACTACACCGTCAATGTTCACTGGAAGATCAAAGCCGTAACCGGACTATCACTGCACTCAAGTGATAGCCGAACCATACTCACACGAGATGCTATACCCTCCGTTAGCTTTGCTTCTACCGATCGTTTTTTACCTCTAAATTTACACTCTGGTCTACCCGTCACCACATTGAATATTGCTGAAGTCAACATCGACTTTCATCGCATTAAAGATAAAGACATTCCCAAACTCGTGAGCAGCGTAGGCAATAGTAGCCAACTTTATCGCTACAGTTTAAACAACGCCGTAAAACCTGCAGACTATGTTTATTCTGGACGCTTTGAACTAACCAAAGAAAAAAACAAACGCCGTACTGTAAACATCCCCTTGCATGAGATTAAAGCCATTTCAGAGCCAGGTATCTATCTGGCCGTTATGTCAGTTCCAGGCAGCTATCTAGATAACTTTAAAGTGACTTACTTTATGGTGACGGACATTGGCTTACACGTTAGAAAATATAGAAACAGCCTGCAAGTATCGACCAACAGCCTTAGCACAAGCCAAGCGCTAAATGGCGTACAGCTATCGGTCTTAGACCAAAAAGGCGTAAGGCTGGCTCAAGCAAGAAGCAACAAAGAAGGTGAAACGGAAATACGTGGCCTGAAAAAATCAGCACGCTATCTTGTTGCATCGTATAAAGATTCCTATTCGTTAGTGAACCTTCGTGGCGCGGCTTTAGATTTATCCGACTTTCAAACAGCAAAGCGTATTTTTAAAAGCCATGAAATATTTATTTACAGTGAAAGAGACCTATACCGACCGGGCGACACCATTAACTTTAACGCATTACTGAGAAATTATGATGGTGAGCTAGGGCAATTATTTCCATTAAAAGCCAAGCTCATCGGCGGTGATGGAAAAGTAGTTAAAAACTTCACATGGCATGGTGATGAAAAAGGCTACTTCCACAAGACTTACTCTATCGGCCTAAACGCAAAAACGGGTAATTGGTCGCTAGAGATTAAAGGCTTAAGTAATAAAGTAGAAAAATACTCATTTAAGGTTGAAGAATTCATCCCAGAACGCTTAAAACTAAGCTTCAACCCAGAAAACAAGAAATCTATTTTCAGTACCCAGGAAGATATCTTAGTTGATGTTCAAGGTGACTACCTCTACGGAGCGCCCGCTGCGGATAATAAATTCGATGCCAGCATCAGAATTAGTGTTGATCGCCATCCTTTTGAACTATTTGATAAGTACTATTTTGGCAATGAAAATGAAGAGCAGTGGAATAAAGATTTTGATATTGAAGGCTTGATTCTAGATCAATCGGGAAAAACCCAACTTTCAATCCCCTCAACATGGCAGCCAGCAAAAACACCTTTGAACTTTAAAATACTGGGCAGCCTCTATGAATCTGGCGGTAGACCAACCAGCCGCTATTATAGTGTTAGCGCATTACCCGCTCAAGAATTAGTAGGCATACGCCCTTCATTTAAAGATCGAGCGACTGCCAATAGTAATGCAGAATTTTCAATTATAAAAACCAATGGTAAGCAACGCCTTACAGACAACAGCGAATTACATGCCGTACTGATTAGAAAAGACCGACAGTACTACTGGCAATACAATAATAGCCGTGGATGGCACTACCAATACAATGAAAGCGAATATGCCGTTTACAGTAGCCAGGAGGTATTAACTGGTGACGAGCTTACCTTAAGTATCCCCGTAGATCACGGTCATTATCGCTTAGAAATAACCGACAGCAGCAGCGGGCTAATTAGCAGTTATAGTTTTCAGGCTGGTAAAGATTGGTATTCTTGGTGGCGAAAAGCTAATGAAGGTACAGAACTTGTTAGGCCGGACAAAGTTAGCCTTGCACTAGACAAAGAAAGTTACTCTGTAGGTGACAACTTAACACTTAGCGTGCTGCCACCTTCGGATGGCGAGGCCATTATTAGAGTCGAGTCTGACCGCCTATTATGGAGCCAGCGTTTAAAGGTCACTAAGAATGGATCTGAAGTTACTATTCCAATTCAAAAAAATTGGGACAGACATGATATTTATATTTCTGTTATGCAGATTCAAGCAGCACAAAACAAAGAAAAAATAACACCCGACCGAGCAATGGGCTTAATCCACCTTCCTCTCAACAGAGAGGATAGAAAAATCAACATGGCTATAAAAAGCCCAGAAAAATGGCTACCCAACCAGAAGGTCAGCTTTGATATTGATGTAGAAAACCATAAACCAAACGAGAAACTTTGGCTAACCATTGCTGCCGTTGATATGGGTATTCTTAATATTACCGATTATGAAACCCCACAACCGGCTAAGTTTTTCTTCGGCCCACGACGCTATCAAGTCGATTCAGTCGATATGTATAACCAGATCATCAAGCTCAATAACAACAAGCTCGCCACGCTACGTTTTGGTGGTGACGCAGGGGAGCTTAGCCGAGGAGGAAAAAAAGGTCAGTCTGAGGTTCAGATTGTTTCACTATTCAAAACACCCGTTGAGGTAATTAATGGTAAAGCCACGATCGAACTCGATATTCCTGACTTCAATGGCCGCCTTAAAATCATGGCAGTGGCATTTAATGAGCATCATTTTGGCCATGCTGACTCGGAGGTCACTATTGCTGCGCCTCTGGTGACACAACTTTCTATGCCAAGATTTGTTGCTTGGGGAGACAAATCAACATTAGCGCTAGATTTAAATAACCTGAGCGGTCAAACACAAACACTGAATGTCACTCTCAGTGCAAGTGAGCCCATCGCTATGCCTATAAAAAGCCATAAATTTGAGCTTGAAGACCAAAAGAAAAAAACCTTGAGCTTTCCTTTTAGTGTTAATGCGAGTGACAGTCAATCAACAATTAGCTTGAGCGTCACTGGTATAGACGACTACCCCATAGAAAGAGAATGGAAACTCAATACGAGGGCAGCTTACCCTGCTATTACTCACAGCAAAAATAAACGCCTTAACAAAGGGCAAAGCATTGCTGTAAGCAAGGAGGAACTTGAGCCTTATATCCCTGAAAGTATTGAACTTGCAATAAGCGCATCCAGTAAGATCGACCTTCAAGAACGCAAGCAACTGCGTGGTTTGCTTCGCTATCCTTACGGCTGCTTAGAGCAATCTACAAGTAGCACATACCCTTGGATATATGCTGACGAAGACTATCTAAGAAAACTCAGTATTGATAACAATACAAAAAAGACACAACTTCAAAACTTTGCAGACGGCTTAGAGCGAATAGAGAAAAAGCAAAAAGCCAACGGTGGTTTTGGGCTATGGTCGAGTGACAGCGCTCATGAAGAACACTGGCTAACCAGTTATGTCGCGGAATTTCTAAGCGATGCTAAAGAACAAGGGTTTAAGGTTGAAAACAGCTTCCACAGAAAAGTGACTAAGCGCTTGCAAGAGTATTTAAAATCTAACTACGCTTATTCCAGTCGATGGAGTGAAAATCCCAATCACTATAAATTTGCCTATCGTGCCTATGCAGGTTATGTCTTATCACAAAGCCAGCAAGCAAATTTAGGCCATTTACGCTCTCTTGCACAACAAAAGAGCAACTCTGCTAGCCGCTTGCCTCTTGTGCAACTATCCATTGCTTTAAAGAATCAAGGTGACAAAAAACTCGCCAGCGAAGTATTTGATTACGCGATGAGCAAACCCTTACGTGACTCTAGCTATCTAGGTGACTACGGTAGCATTATTCGAGATCAAGCCCTTATTATTCGTGCGCTTCTAAAAAATGACTATAAAACTGACTTTGTTTTTTCAGCCAGTATAGATTTAGCAAATGACTTGAAAAGCCGTAAATATTTAAGCACACAAGAGCGTAACGCTGTCTTTATGGCTTCGGTAGAACTTAACAAAAACACACATAGGAAATGGCAAGCAAGTATTAACTACGCTAACGCCAAAAAAGAAATTGACCAAGTAGAAAACTACAACCGATTGTTAGGCGCTGATGAACTGCTAAATGGCGTCAGCCTAGAGAATGAAGGTGATGACGAAATTTACGTTAGCATCGACTATATCGGCCACCAAGATACGGCGCCTGAGCCTGTTGAGCATTTGGGCCTTAAAATTAGCAGGTCTTACTACGACAAAAAAGGGAAGGCGATTAGCCCAGATCAGCTCAAGACCGGTGAGCTTGTACTCGTACGCTTGAGTGTTCAATCTGAACGAAGGCGCCCAGACTTAATGTTAATTGATTTGATTCCTGCTGGACTTGAATTAGAGAACCAGAATTTAAGTGGCTCGGCCAAGCTCGATGACTGGCTTGTTGAAGATAAAACTTTGTCACATTGGAGCAGTAAAACAACGGTTATGCACCAAGAGTATAGAGATGACCGCTTTGTTTCAGCGATTGATCTCGGATGGAATAGCCAAGCCGAGATATTTTATCTGGCTAGGGCTGTCACACCTGGAAGCTATAAAGTGCCACCACCGTTTGTTGAAGATATGTATGACCCAGAGGTTTACGCTATTGGTCAAACAATTGATCTTATAAGCATTAAATAA